The Nodosilinea sp. FACHB-141 nucleotide sequence CCGCCACTCTAGATTTAGACACTACGGCTCCAGCCGCTGACGACGGCGAAGACACCGTTGTTGAATTGGTTGATCATGACCAAATTGACGACCTTTTCAAAGACCTCAAGACCCTGCTGAGCACCGTCGAAAAGCTGCAAAAAGCCCGGCAAGACGTGGGTGATATTAAGCCTCTAATTGTGCGGCTGCTCGACGGCGAACTGGTATCTGGAGACGATCTGGAGGAATTGCGCGGTGGCATCAGCGGTCTCTCTAAGCTGCTTAAGCTCTACAGCGACTACCAAGGAGCGCTGGAGCGCGCCCAACCGGCCCGAGCGATTCTAGATCAGCTGCTCAAGTCGTAATTATTTGTAGGGTGTCCTTGGTCAGACTGTAATCAGGTGGCTAGCTATTCAAATGCTCCACCGTCATGCACCCGGGAACTAGCTATGCTGCCAAAAGATTTTGGGCGTTTAGCTAAAACACCAGACGCTGAAGTCTTCATCGACGACGTTCTCGTTCGACGGTTGCTGCACGACCAGCATCCCGATTTGGCGCACCTAGACATTGTGCTAGTTGATTCAGGTTGGGATAATGCCATGTTTCGCCTGGGCGATTGCCTCGCGGTCCGCCTTCCCCGCCGCCAGATCGCCGCTGCCCTGGTCGAGCATGAGCAGACTTGGCTGCCGCGCCTTGCCGCTCAACTGTCGATCGCCGTTCCTACGCCCTATCGCTTGGGCGTTCCGGCCCTCGGCTATCCCTGGCGGTGGAGCGTCTTGCCCTGGCTCAGCGGTCGTCCTGCCGATCTAGAACCGCCTCATCCAAGGCAGGCAAGTCGCTTTGGTAAATTTCTGCGGGCTCTCCATACCCCTGCACCAACCAATGCCCCTAAGAATCCCTTTCGCGGCGTGCCGTTGAAAGAACGAGCGGCAGCGATCGCTGAGCGTCTAGCCCGCTTGGAAACCAAAACCGACCTGATCACGCCCACCCTCAAAGTTCTGTGGCAGTCAGCCTTGAATGCGCCGATCGATACCCCACCCAGTTGGCTCCACGGCGATCTTCACCCCCGCAACATCCTGGTTGAAAACGGTGTGCTGACCGGCATCATCGACTGGGGCGACATCACCTCGGGCGATCGCGCTACCGACCTAGCGGCGGTGTGGATGCTGTTTGAGGATGGGATGGCCCGGCGAAGGGCGATCGCCGCCTATGGTCCCGTTTCTAAGGCCACCCTACGGCGAGCCCTAGGATGGGCGATTTTCTTTGGTGTGGTGCTGCTGGATACTGGGCTGGTCGAGCATCCTAGGCATGCGGCGATCGGTGAGAAAACACTGCGACGAATTGCCGAGGCTGGAGACAGCGGAATTTAGCTGAGCTTTGGCAAAGGGAGCATCGCTGCTCAGAGACATTACTACCGAGCGTTCCACGCGGCGGCCGCATCGCTGACCGCTTGGTCTACTGGCTTTTGGCCCAGCATCGCCGCTTGCAGGTTGTCGTAGATGATCGCTTGCAGCTCCTTCACCCCATCCATAGCGGGAATCAGCACCTCGGCCTGGTTCATCTGCTCGGCGCTGACCGATCGCGCCTTTTCTACGCCCTTGGTGCCCTCGGCGGCGAAGTAGCCATCCTCAAGCGCCCCGGTGGTAGAAGGCAGCACGTTGGCGGCTTTGGCAAAGCTGAGCTGGTTGGCGTCGTTGGTGACATACAGCGCAAAATCCAGCGCTGCATCGGGCACGTCGGTCCCGGCTGGGATCACCACATTCATCACCGCGACGTTGGTCTTACCGGTGTCGCCGGTAATCTGGGGGCCGCTGCCGGTGACGGCGGCAATATCG carries:
- a CDS encoding aminoglycoside phosphotransferase family protein is translated as MLPKDFGRLAKTPDAEVFIDDVLVRRLLHDQHPDLAHLDIVLVDSGWDNAMFRLGDCLAVRLPRRQIAAALVEHEQTWLPRLAAQLSIAVPTPYRLGVPALGYPWRWSVLPWLSGRPADLEPPHPRQASRFGKFLRALHTPAPTNAPKNPFRGVPLKERAAAIAERLARLETKTDLITPTLKVLWQSALNAPIDTPPSWLHGDLHPRNILVENGVLTGIIDWGDITSGDRATDLAAVWMLFEDGMARRRAIAAYGPVSKATLRRALGWAIFFGVVLLDTGLVEHPRHAAIGEKTLRRIAEAGDSGI